A region from the Eptesicus fuscus isolate TK198812 chromosome 1, DD_ASM_mEF_20220401, whole genome shotgun sequence genome encodes:
- the CMC4 gene encoding cx9C motif-containing protein 4, giving the protein MLQKDPCQKQACEIQKCLQANNYMESKCQAVIQELRKCCARYPKGRSLVCSGFEKEEEEKLTLKSTSK; this is encoded by the exons ATGCTGCAGAAGGATCCGTGCCAGAAACAAGCCTGTGAAATACAGAAATGTTTACAAG CCAACAACTACATGGAATCTAAGTGTCAGGCTGTCATCCAAGAACTTCGTAAGTGTTGTGCTCGCTATCCCAAGGGAAGATCTCTCGTCTGTTCAGGatttgaaaaagaagaggaagaaaagctgACACTGAAGTCCACATCAAAGTAA